A region of the Fusobacterium simiae genome:
TTATTACTTATCTAATTTTGGTAATAATTTTTCTGTATCTGAATGTGGTCTTGGGATAACATGAACAGATTTTACTTCTCCTACTCTTTCTGCAGCAGCAGCTCCTGCGTCAACAGCAGCTTTAACAGCTCCAACATCTCCTCTAACCATAACAGTTACAAGTCCTGAACCTATTTTT
Encoded here:
- the pduA gene encoding propanediol utilization microcompartment protein PduA; translated protein: MSNALGMIETKGLVGAIEAADAMTKSANVELVGYEKIGSGLVTVMVRGDVGAVKAAVDAGAAAAERVGEVKSVHVIPRPHSDTEKLLPKLDK